From Channa argus isolate prfri chromosome 18, Channa argus male v1.0, whole genome shotgun sequence, the proteins below share one genomic window:
- the slc38a9 gene encoding neutral amino acid transporter 9 isoform X1 gives MEDDCRPLLSSGQTGDSYSHRSSTDSLDFKAKRPFHVEPRIIVGDDPQERISAEAAILNSRVHYYSKLTGSSDRLLSPPNHVIPQPEEIYIYSPLGTAFKVGGSEQVSKNPSIVTIFAIWNTMMGTSILSIPWGIKQAGFTLGILILIFIGLLMLYCCYIVLKSRNAIPLVDTSDWEFPDVCRYYFGKVGQWLSLFFSMVSLIGAMVVYWVLMSNFLYNTGQFIYSYAHHINMSDSEFGTNGSDKVICPYPNTEPGRNESISRNYFSNVGNETSETFEHWWSKTNTIPLYLIILLLPLLCFRSASFFARFTFLGTISVIYLIVMVTIKAVQLGFHLEFHWFDTTELYVPEFRVYFPQLTGVLTLAFFIHNCIITLMRSNKNQDKNVRDLSVAYILVGLTYLYVGVLIFAAFPSPPLSKDCIEPNFLDNFPSSDVMVFVARTLLLFQMITVYPLLGYLVRVQTMGQIFGNHYPSFFHILALNVIIVAAGVLTAKFYPNIGSIIRFSGATCGLALVFIFPALVHMISLKQQGALRWPSALIHSFLILLGLVNLIAQFLM, from the exons GCCTTTCCACGTAGAGCCCAGGATCATCGTAGGTGATGACCCACAGGAGAGAATATCTGCTGAGGCTGCCATCCTCAACAGCAGGGTCCATTACTACAGCAAGCTGACAGGCTCTTCTGACAGACTGCTG AGCCCTCCAAACCATGTGATCCCCCAGCCAGAGGAGATCTACATCTACAGCCCACTGGGGACAGCTTTTAAGGTGGGAGGCAGTGAACAGGTCTCTAAAAACCCCAGTATCGTCACTAT ATTTGCTATATGGAACACAATGATGGGCACCTCCATACTCAGCATACCTTGGGGTATAAAGCAG GCTGGTTTCACCTTGGGGATCCTCATACTCATCTTTATAGGTTTGCTGATGCTCTACTGTTGTTACATCGTCCTAAAATCACGAAATGCAATAC CCTTAGTGGACACATCCGACTGGGAATTCCCTGATGTTTGTAGGTACTACTTTGGCAAGGTTGGCCAGTGGCTCAGCTTATTCTTCTCAATGGTGTCACTTATTGGAGCCATGGTGGTTTACTGGGTCCTCATGTCCAACTTCCTCTACAACACAGGACAGTTCATCTACA GCTATGCCCATCATATTAACATGTCTGATTCCGAGTTTGGAACCAATGGCTCAGATAAAG TCATCTGTCCGTATCCCAACACTGAACCTGGAAGAAATGAGAGCATCAGCCGGAATTATTTCAGTAACGTCGGAAATGAAACTTCTGAGACCTTTGAACACTGGTGGAGCAAAACCAACACCATCCCGCTCTACCTTATTAtcctgctgctgccactgctctGCTTCCGCTCAGCCTCCTTCTTCGCCAGGTTCACCTTCTTGG GTACAATTTCTGTGATCTACCTGATTGTGATGGTCACTATTAAAGCTGTGCAACTTGGCTTCCACCTGGAGTTCCACTGGTTTGATACAACAGAGTTATATGTTCCAG AGTTCAGAGTATACTTCCCTCAGCTGACTGGTGTCCTCACTCTGGCTTTCTTCATTCACAACTGCATCATCACATTAATGCGGAGCAACAAGAACCAAGATAAAAAT GTGCGGGACCTGTCGGTGGCTTATATTCTTGTAGGCCTGACCTATCTGTATGTGGGAGTGTTAATCTTTGCTGCCTTTCCTTCACCCCCTCTTTCCAAAGACTGCATTGAACCA AACTTCTTAGATAACTTCCCCAGCAGTGATGTGATGGTGTTTGTGGCTCGGACCTTGCTTTTATTCCAGATGATCACAGTCTATCCCCTGCTTGGATACTTGGTGCGGGTCCAGACGATGGGCCAGATCTTTGGTAATCATTACCCAAG TTTCTTTCACATTCTGGCCCTGAATGTCATCATTGTTGCTGCTGGCGTCCTGACAGCGAAGTTCTATCCCAATATCGGATCTATTATACG GTTCTCTGGGGCAACATGTGGCTTGGCTCTAGTGTTCATCTTTCCTGCTTTAGTACACATGATCTCCCTAAAACAGCAGGGGGCACTGCGCTGGCCATCAGCCCTCATCCACAGTTTCCTGATTCTGCTGGGATTAGTCAACCTGATAGCTCAGTTTCTTATGTAG
- the slc38a9 gene encoding neutral amino acid transporter 9 isoform X3, translated as MEDDCRPLLSSGQTGDSYSHRSSTDSLDFKAKRPFHVEPRIIVGDDPQERISAEAAILNSRVHYYSKLTGSSDRLLSPPNHVIPQPEEIYIYSPLGTAFKVGGSEQVSKNPSIVTIFAIWNTMMGTSILSIPWGIKQAGFTLGILILIFIGLLMLYCCYIVLKSRNAIPLVDTSDWEFPDVCRYYFGKVGQWLSLFFSMVSLIGAMVVYWVLMSNFLYNTGQFIYSYAHHINMSDSEFGTNGSDKVICPYPNTEPGRNESISRNYFSNVGNETSETFEHWWSKTNTIPLYLIILLLPLLCFRSASFFARFTFLGTISVIYLIVMVTIKAVQLGFHLEFHWFDTTELYVPEFRVYFPQLTGVLTLAFFIHNCIITLMRSNKNQDKNVRDLSVAYILVGLTYLYVGVLIFAAFPSPPLSKDCIEPNFLDNFPSSDVMVFVARTLLLFQMITVYPLLGYLVRVQTMGQIFGNHYPRVAVVLKPIARVIG; from the exons GCCTTTCCACGTAGAGCCCAGGATCATCGTAGGTGATGACCCACAGGAGAGAATATCTGCTGAGGCTGCCATCCTCAACAGCAGGGTCCATTACTACAGCAAGCTGACAGGCTCTTCTGACAGACTGCTG AGCCCTCCAAACCATGTGATCCCCCAGCCAGAGGAGATCTACATCTACAGCCCACTGGGGACAGCTTTTAAGGTGGGAGGCAGTGAACAGGTCTCTAAAAACCCCAGTATCGTCACTAT ATTTGCTATATGGAACACAATGATGGGCACCTCCATACTCAGCATACCTTGGGGTATAAAGCAG GCTGGTTTCACCTTGGGGATCCTCATACTCATCTTTATAGGTTTGCTGATGCTCTACTGTTGTTACATCGTCCTAAAATCACGAAATGCAATAC CCTTAGTGGACACATCCGACTGGGAATTCCCTGATGTTTGTAGGTACTACTTTGGCAAGGTTGGCCAGTGGCTCAGCTTATTCTTCTCAATGGTGTCACTTATTGGAGCCATGGTGGTTTACTGGGTCCTCATGTCCAACTTCCTCTACAACACAGGACAGTTCATCTACA GCTATGCCCATCATATTAACATGTCTGATTCCGAGTTTGGAACCAATGGCTCAGATAAAG TCATCTGTCCGTATCCCAACACTGAACCTGGAAGAAATGAGAGCATCAGCCGGAATTATTTCAGTAACGTCGGAAATGAAACTTCTGAGACCTTTGAACACTGGTGGAGCAAAACCAACACCATCCCGCTCTACCTTATTAtcctgctgctgccactgctctGCTTCCGCTCAGCCTCCTTCTTCGCCAGGTTCACCTTCTTGG GTACAATTTCTGTGATCTACCTGATTGTGATGGTCACTATTAAAGCTGTGCAACTTGGCTTCCACCTGGAGTTCCACTGGTTTGATACAACAGAGTTATATGTTCCAG AGTTCAGAGTATACTTCCCTCAGCTGACTGGTGTCCTCACTCTGGCTTTCTTCATTCACAACTGCATCATCACATTAATGCGGAGCAACAAGAACCAAGATAAAAAT GTGCGGGACCTGTCGGTGGCTTATATTCTTGTAGGCCTGACCTATCTGTATGTGGGAGTGTTAATCTTTGCTGCCTTTCCTTCACCCCCTCTTTCCAAAGACTGCATTGAACCA AACTTCTTAGATAACTTCCCCAGCAGTGATGTGATGGTGTTTGTGGCTCGGACCTTGCTTTTATTCCAGATGATCACAGTCTATCCCCTGCTTGGATACTTGGTGCGGGTCCAGACGATGGGCCAGATCTTTGGTAATCATTACCCAAG AGTTGCTGTGGTGTTGAAGCCTATCGCACGTGTCATTGGGTGA
- the slc38a9 gene encoding neutral amino acid transporter 9 isoform X2 has translation MEDDCRPLLSSGQTGDSYSHRSSTDSLDFKAKRPFHVEPRIIVGDDPQERISAEAAILNSRVHYYSKLTGSSDRLLSPPNHVIPQPEEIYIYSPLGTAFKVGGSEQVSKNPSIVTIFAIWNTMMGTSILSIPWGIKQAGFTLGILILIFIGLLMLYCCYIVLKSRNAIRYAHHINMSDSEFGTNGSDKVICPYPNTEPGRNESISRNYFSNVGNETSETFEHWWSKTNTIPLYLIILLLPLLCFRSASFFARFTFLGTISVIYLIVMVTIKAVQLGFHLEFHWFDTTELYVPEFRVYFPQLTGVLTLAFFIHNCIITLMRSNKNQDKNVRDLSVAYILVGLTYLYVGVLIFAAFPSPPLSKDCIEPNFLDNFPSSDVMVFVARTLLLFQMITVYPLLGYLVRVQTMGQIFGNHYPSFFHILALNVIIVAAGVLTAKFYPNIGSIIRFSGATCGLALVFIFPALVHMISLKQQGALRWPSALIHSFLILLGLVNLIAQFLM, from the exons GCCTTTCCACGTAGAGCCCAGGATCATCGTAGGTGATGACCCACAGGAGAGAATATCTGCTGAGGCTGCCATCCTCAACAGCAGGGTCCATTACTACAGCAAGCTGACAGGCTCTTCTGACAGACTGCTG AGCCCTCCAAACCATGTGATCCCCCAGCCAGAGGAGATCTACATCTACAGCCCACTGGGGACAGCTTTTAAGGTGGGAGGCAGTGAACAGGTCTCTAAAAACCCCAGTATCGTCACTAT ATTTGCTATATGGAACACAATGATGGGCACCTCCATACTCAGCATACCTTGGGGTATAAAGCAG GCTGGTTTCACCTTGGGGATCCTCATACTCATCTTTATAGGTTTGCTGATGCTCTACTGTTGTTACATCGTCCTAAAATCACGAAATGCAATAC GCTATGCCCATCATATTAACATGTCTGATTCCGAGTTTGGAACCAATGGCTCAGATAAAG TCATCTGTCCGTATCCCAACACTGAACCTGGAAGAAATGAGAGCATCAGCCGGAATTATTTCAGTAACGTCGGAAATGAAACTTCTGAGACCTTTGAACACTGGTGGAGCAAAACCAACACCATCCCGCTCTACCTTATTAtcctgctgctgccactgctctGCTTCCGCTCAGCCTCCTTCTTCGCCAGGTTCACCTTCTTGG GTACAATTTCTGTGATCTACCTGATTGTGATGGTCACTATTAAAGCTGTGCAACTTGGCTTCCACCTGGAGTTCCACTGGTTTGATACAACAGAGTTATATGTTCCAG AGTTCAGAGTATACTTCCCTCAGCTGACTGGTGTCCTCACTCTGGCTTTCTTCATTCACAACTGCATCATCACATTAATGCGGAGCAACAAGAACCAAGATAAAAAT GTGCGGGACCTGTCGGTGGCTTATATTCTTGTAGGCCTGACCTATCTGTATGTGGGAGTGTTAATCTTTGCTGCCTTTCCTTCACCCCCTCTTTCCAAAGACTGCATTGAACCA AACTTCTTAGATAACTTCCCCAGCAGTGATGTGATGGTGTTTGTGGCTCGGACCTTGCTTTTATTCCAGATGATCACAGTCTATCCCCTGCTTGGATACTTGGTGCGGGTCCAGACGATGGGCCAGATCTTTGGTAATCATTACCCAAG TTTCTTTCACATTCTGGCCCTGAATGTCATCATTGTTGCTGCTGGCGTCCTGACAGCGAAGTTCTATCCCAATATCGGATCTATTATACG GTTCTCTGGGGCAACATGTGGCTTGGCTCTAGTGTTCATCTTTCCTGCTTTAGTACACATGATCTCCCTAAAACAGCAGGGGGCACTGCGCTGGCCATCAGCCCTCATCCACAGTTTCCTGATTCTGCTGGGATTAGTCAACCTGATAGCTCAGTTTCTTATGTAG